Part of the Bacillus cabrialesii genome is shown below.
GTGGGTTGCATTGCTGTGCTTGATGATGTTGGTCACAGCTTCCCGCATACACATGCTGATAATGTTTTGCGTGACGGGTGATATCGCTGAAAAGTCATCGTCTCCTTCGTATTGAAAGGTAATGTTTCCCGTTTTTAATATGTGCTGTATGTTGGCAAGCTCCTCAGCCATCGTGACCGTTCTCATATCAGAAACCAGCTCACGAACTTGCTTGAGCGCAGCTCTCGAGCTTGTTTCCATTTCTTTTGCCTCAAGCCTGGTCCGCTCTGGATCAGATGTGGCCAGCCGCTGAATCAGCTGGCTTTTCAATGTAAGGAGCGACAGGGTATGGCCGAGGGTATCGTGAAGATCACGGGCGATTCGAACGCGCTCCTCCCTTTTGGAGAGTTCCTTTATCTGTTCGTTTGCTTGGTCAAGCTTCGTTTCAAGCTCTATTCTCCGAAACATAGAACGGATTCCGAATGGAGAAATGAGCATGATGACCTGAAATGGAAGAATAGAGAACAGCTCCCGAATGGAGACCGAATTCGCAAATAGTCGGTACAGACAAGGGAGCAGCAGCATGAAGAGTAAACCGCAGAAAGCACGGTTAAACTTCGTTTTCTCTCTGTAATAACCAACAAAGTTTGCCGGAAAAAAACCTAAGTACATATAGCTGATATCATAAAACAGACTGTATATCAAAATAACCGCCATTTGCACGATGAGCCAATACGTAAACGAGCTTCTGCCCAAGCTGCAGAACAACTGGCGATATGCCGCGACAAAAAGGACCAGCATGCCATATCCAATCACCTGTTTGATGCCTGATTCTTTCAATAAAGAGAGGAACGGCATAATGATGTACACCAGAAAGATATAAGGGAAAAACCCGAATTGCTTCGGGAAAATGGTTATTGCCTTTTTCATACATTACACCGCTTCTTGTTTTCTTCTCATATACTTAGATAGTAGCATGAAGAGTAGCAAATAAGCGATTAATACCAGGATATTTTTCCAATCCGGACTCCCGCCCCGGACAAGTTCCCACGCTCCGCTCCCGAAATGATAAGACGGAAGCCACCGGCCAATGTTCTGCATCATGTCCGGCATGACCTCAAACGGCATCCACATGCCTCCGCCCAAAGCCAGCAGCATGTAAAGCACATTACTGATTCCGGCCGCTGTTTCTACTTTTCTCATGAGGCCGATTAGTGTGCCTAACGCTAAAAACGGCAATGCGCCAAACAAAATCCACAGTCCGCTCATGATCCATTCAAACGGCGACAGGCAATGTCATTAATGATGGCGCCGAAAAGAAAAATGACGGTGATGGATAAAACGTGAATCACACTTTGGCCGATCATCTGAGCTGATAAATAAATATGATCCGAAAGAGGCGTAATGCGGATAAAGGCAGTCCAGCCTTGTGACCGTTCTTGAACCATACGGATGCCAAGCGTCATGATAGAGGAACCCATCACGCTGAAGACTGTCATCGACATTAAGTAATGGGCTTCCCATGCACGTTGGTCAGGGACATTGGTATTCACTACATTGGTAAAGAGATAATAAAAGGCAATCGGCATCATCAGCGACCAAAGCACAAAGTACTTATTCCTAAGCACCCTTTTCATTTCAGCTATGCTTTGCTTCTGCAGCATGTTCACTCACATCGCCTCCCTGTTTACGTCAGCCAGCCGGCGAAATGCCTCATCGAGCGTTCCGTGCTCAATTCGAATATCACGCGCTTGGATATTTTCTTGAAAGATCAGCGCTAACACTTTGTCTGTATTTGATGTTTGGATGATGGTTCTTTGATGCTTGTGGAACACTCGCTCTACTTCCGGGTGTCGAGACAGCTTTTCCAATGATTCATCTGAATGGAGCGTAAAGGAAACAGACTGTTTTTGAATCCTTGAGCGGAGTTGCATTGGCGAGCCGTCTGCCACAAGCCGTCCATCAGCAAAAAATAAGATTCGCTGTGCGGCATCATCTGCTTCCTGTAAATAATGAGTTGTAAAAATAATCGTTTTTCCTTGGTCCGCCAGTCCATGAATGGTCTGCCAGAATCGATGTCTTGATGATGTGTCCATTCCGACTGTCGGTTCATCGAATATAAGCAGCTCCGGGTTGCCCGCAAGAGCCAAAGCAAAGCTCAAACGGCGTTTTTGTCCGCCGGATAATTTTTCTGCTCTTGTTTTCAAATCTTCTTTTGTGAGGGCTGTTAACGAAACCAATTCCTTCATAGACAATGGTTTCGGATAATAACTTCGACAGAGCTCGAGGATTTCGTTCACCTTCAGGCCCGGCATGACACTTACTTCCTGCAGCATCACGCCTATTTTTTCGCGAACCTTTTGATCATGCGGAATCCGGTTTAATAGTTTGATTTCTCCCTGACTCGGTTTCAGCAATCCTAATAACATAGAGATGACGGTCGTCTTCCCTGCGCCATTCGGCCCGAGGATGGCTGCAATTTCTCCTTTTTTAATGCTGAAGCTGATGTTGTTTACAGCTGTTTTTTTCTGAAAGTGTTTTGTCACATTACTTACTGATACTGCCTCATTCATCACATGAGCACCTCCTGATCACTTACATTGATTGTAATTTGTTGGAGGAGCTGATATTAGTATGGGGTGTCATGATGACGGAGTGACAAATGTCATATTCTTTCTCACCGCAGGTGCCTAGGCAATCCATCCTCTGCATCTTCCAATTCATCCAGCACGGCTATGCCGGATGTCCTCTTTCTTTCAAACTGCTATTTACTTTCATAGAAAGACACACTCTTCAAAGCGTGAGTGTTATGATAGACTTATTGAACTTTATTTTACTTCCCGGCTGAAAGGAGCAATTATGGACGAAGCGATTTTGTCTCGAAATCATGTGAAGGTGAAAGGCAGCGGCAAAACATCTATCATTTTTGCACCTGGTTTTGGATGCGATCAAAGTGTTTGGAACGCCGTGGCGCCAGCCTTCGAAGAAGACCATCGAGTGATTTTATTTGATTATGTCGGTTCGGGACATTCAGATTTGCGCGCATATGACCAGAATCGTTACCGGACACTTGATGGCTATGCTCAAGATGTTCTTGATGTTTGTGAAGCTTTAGAGCTTGAAGAGACCGTGTTTGTGGGGCACTCTGTCGGAGCTGTGATTGGAATGCTGGCTTCCATCCGCCGCCCGGCGCTTTTTTCCCATCTGGTGATGGTTGGCCCTTCTCCTTGCTATTTGAATGATCCGCCTGAGTATTACGGAGGATTTGAAGAGGAGCAGCTCCTTGGTTTGCTGGAGATGATGGAGAAAAATTACATAGGCTGGGCAGCTGTATTTGCAGGAACTGTTCTGAATCAGCCTGATCGGCCTGAAATCAAGGAAGAGCTAGAAAGCCGTTTTTGTTCTACTGACCCTGTGATTGCCCGCCAATTCGCGAAAGCCGCGTTTTTTTCTGATCACCGGGAGGATCTTTCAAAGGTAACGGTTCCCTCTCTTATTCTCCAATGCGCAGATGATATCATCGCACCTGCAGCAGTAGGTGAATATATGCATAAGCACCTGCTTCATAGCGACCTGAGACAAATGGAGGCTCGCGGGCATTGCCCCCACATGAGCCATCCTGAAGAGACGATCCAGCTGATCGGCGATTATTTGAAAGTACACGTGTAATAGAGGAACGAAAGGGATAGAGGTGACCCTCTTAATGGACAAACAATTGAATGATGCACCATGCGGTTTCCTCACTTTGTCAGAAGAGGGTTTGATTTTAGCTGTCAACCGTACCTTGCTCAAGATTCTGAATGAAGAGCCAGAACAGGTTATTGGCCAGCATATAAATACAATTTTGACTGTTCCCGCACAGCTTTTTTACCAGCTCTATTTTGTTCCGCTTTTGAAGCTGGAGCATCACATCGAAGAAATGTACATTTCCTTGAAAACAAGAGATGGAGAAGAAATTCCCGTCCTTGTCAATGCTGTTGTAAAAGCTGATCGAGGAGCAACTGTCACCGAGTGTATTCTGATTCCGATGCGGAAGCGAAATGAATATGAAAATGAGCTGCTGAAGGCCAGAAACGCGGCACAGGAAGCTTTGCTTGCCAAACAGAAAGCCAATGCGGAGTTAGAAATTGCCTTAGGAACGCTGAAGGCAAAACAAGAAGAACTGCTTGAGATCAACAAACAAAATCAGCAATTTAAATTAAACACCAAAAGAGAGCTTGAGCTCGCAAGAAAGATTCAGGAAAACTCGTTGACTGAACCGATTGTAAACGATCAGATTCAGATTGACGCTTATTACAAAGCCTCCAGTGAGTTATCGGGTGATCTATACGGATTTTATCAAATCGATGAACATCGTTACGGCATTATTATTCTTGATGTGATGGGGCACGGGATTTCATCGGCTTTGATTACAATGTCTCTGCATCCATTGTTCCAGCGCCAGATCACGCAAGGCCTCAGTCCCGTCAAAGTCATGAAGGAATTAGACCGGCACCTTCACAGCTTGTTTCAAAATGATGAGGAAGCAAGACATTATTGCACTGGGGTTTATCTTGAGATTGATACAGTCAGGAAAAGAATGGATTATGTCAACGCAGGGCACCCGCCGGCATTATGGCAGGGCGCCGATGGAACCCAACATCCGCTGCACGCAACCGCGCCTCCGATCGGAATGTTTGAAGACACGGAGTTTCAATCAAGGAGCCTTCCATACACGGAGGGCGGAAGGCTCCTTCTGTATACGGATGGCGTGATGGACCCTACGGCTTCATGTTATTTATTTGATTTATTAAAGGATAATCCCGATTTGCCTATTGCTGGCCTGATGGAGAAAATCCTTACATCACTGCATCATCATAAGGAAGCCCATCATCAGAGTGATGACGAATGTTTTATAATAGTTGATGTGAAATAAAAAGATCCATGAGATGCTGCATCTCATGGATTTTTTGTTTCAGCGTTTCTTGGGGATATGCCCTGACTTCGCATATTGAAACACCTGCAAGGAAGGCAGCGGGTGTCCGTTAAAATCAAATAAGGCTTGGTTATCCACAGCACTCCCCCCATACCACTTTCCGGCATCTTCGGGGTCATATTCGGCAGCATAGCTGGAAGCCCAGCCTGACCCGTATGTTTCCCATAACACTTTGTTTTTCTCTACCTGCGTTTTCGGCCCGACCGGAATCCACGCAGGCTCCCAATAGAAAACGCCAAGCCCCGCCGTGCCTGTATTCGCTACGGCCTGCATCACATCTCTTATCGCATTCGTCTGGCCTTGAACGGAAATAGGATATGGCAGCGTCTGCCCGCTTTTTGGCGCCGTATTTTCATGACCGTCTCCATCCTCAGCGGTATAGGTGTACGATGTCTCCGCCACCATGACTTTTTTGCCGTACGTACCGGCAACAACCTTCAGCACGGAGGTCAAATTCTGTAATGTGCCGTGCCAGAAAGGATAATACGAGCTGGCAAACACATCATAATCCACTTTGTTTTTGCGGAGTGTTTCTGCAATAAATGAATACCTTCCAGCCGTTTCAGGATTGGTAAAATGCAGCGCGACCAGAATATTGCGGTTTGTTTCCCTGACCGCCCGGCTTCCTTCATTAAACAATTGGCTCA
Proteins encoded:
- a CDS encoding arabinogalactan endo-1,4-beta-galactosidase, whose product is MRSGVKMFCAAAIVWSAFSSPGFAAAVEKEKHAPEVRTEDLFVKKVEGMNKDFIKGADVSSVIALENSGVTFYNTSGKPQDIFTTLKQAGVNYVRVRIWNDPYHSNGRGYGGGNNDIQKAIEIGKRATANGMKVLADFHYSDFWADPAKQKVPKAWANLSFEAKKAKLYEFTKQSLQKMIKEGVNIGMVQVGNETTGAFAGETDWAKMSQLFNEGSRAVRETNRNILVALHFTNPETAGRYSFIAETLRKNKVDYDVFASSYYPFWHGTLQNLTSVLKVVAGTYGKKVMVAETSYTYTAEDGDGHENTAPKSGQTLPYPISVQGQTNAIRDVMQAVANTGTAGLGVFYWEPAWIPVGPKTQVEKNKVLWETYGSGWASSYAAEYDPEDAGKWYGGSAVDNQALFDFNGHPLPSLQVFQYAKSGHIPKKR
- a CDS encoding sensor histidine kinase, producing MKKAITIFPKQFGFFPYIFLVYIIMPFLSLLKESGIKQVIGYGMLVLFVAAYRQLFCSLGRSSFTYWLIVQMAVILIYSLFYDISYMYLGFFPANFVGYYREKTKFNRAFCGLLFMLLLPCLYRLFANSVSIRELFSILPFQVIMLISPFGIRSMFRRIELETKLDQANEQIKELSKREERVRIARDLHDTLGHTLSLLTLKSQLIQRLATSDPERTRLEAKEMETSSRAALKQVRELVSDMRTVTMAEELANIQHILKTGNITFQYEGDDDFSAISPVTQNIISMCMREAVTNIIKHSNATHCAITITQFTDKMRIVIRDDGKGAAKEKTFGNGLRGMEERLMLIEGGLTLSAHNGTVVTLTIPLIKKAE
- a CDS encoding PP2C family protein-serine/threonine phosphatase codes for the protein MDKQLNDAPCGFLTLSEEGLILAVNRTLLKILNEEPEQVIGQHINTILTVPAQLFYQLYFVPLLKLEHHIEEMYISLKTRDGEEIPVLVNAVVKADRGATVTECILIPMRKRNEYENELLKARNAAQEALLAKQKANAELEIALGTLKAKQEELLEINKQNQQFKLNTKRELELARKIQENSLTEPIVNDQIQIDAYYKASSELSGDLYGFYQIDEHRYGIIILDVMGHGISSALITMSLHPLFQRQITQGLSPVKVMKELDRHLHSLFQNDEEARHYCTGVYLEIDTVRKRMDYVNAGHPPALWQGADGTQHPLHATAPPIGMFEDTEFQSRSLPYTEGGRLLLYTDGVMDPTASCYLFDLLKDNPDLPIAGLMEKILTSLHHHKEAHHQSDDECFIIVDVK
- a CDS encoding alpha/beta fold hydrolase, encoding MDEAILSRNHVKVKGSGKTSIIFAPGFGCDQSVWNAVAPAFEEDHRVILFDYVGSGHSDLRAYDQNRYRTLDGYAQDVLDVCEALELEETVFVGHSVGAVIGMLASIRRPALFSHLVMVGPSPCYLNDPPEYYGGFEEEQLLGLLEMMEKNYIGWAAVFAGTVLNQPDRPEIKEELESRFCSTDPVIARQFAKAAFFSDHREDLSKVTVPSLILQCADDIIAPAAVGEYMHKHLLHSDLRQMEARGHCPHMSHPEETIQLIGDYLKVHV
- a CDS encoding ABC transporter ATP-binding protein — encoded protein: MMNEAVSVSNVTKHFQKKTAVNNISFSIKKGEIAAILGPNGAGKTTVISMLLGLLKPSQGEIKLLNRIPHDQKVREKIGVMLQEVSVMPGLKVNEILELCRSYYPKPLSMKELVSLTALTKEDLKTRAEKLSGGQKRRLSFALALAGNPELLIFDEPTVGMDTSSRHRFWQTIHGLADQGKTIIFTTHYLQEADDAAQRILFFADGRLVADGSPMQLRSRIQKQSVSFTLHSDESLEKLSRHPEVERVFHKHQRTIIQTSNTDKVLALIFQENIQARDIRIEHGTLDEAFRRLADVNREAM